In Halorubellus sp. JP-L1, one DNA window encodes the following:
- a CDS encoding 50S ribosomal protein L18e produces MSKTNPRLSSLIAELKSVSRTDDADVWSDVAERLEKPRRTHAEVNLGRIERYAQEDETVVVPGKVLGSGALQKSVTVAAVDFSSSAETKIEQVGETLQLEQAIEQNPEGSNVRVIR; encoded by the coding sequence ATGAGTAAGACGAATCCGAGGCTCAGCAGTCTCATCGCCGAGCTGAAGTCGGTGTCGCGGACAGATGACGCCGACGTTTGGAGCGACGTCGCCGAGCGCCTAGAGAAACCCCGCCGCACGCACGCGGAGGTCAATCTCGGGCGTATCGAGCGGTATGCGCAGGAAGACGAGACCGTCGTCGTCCCCGGGAAGGTCCTGGGGAGCGGCGCTCTCCAGAAGTCGGTCACCGTTGCAGCGGTCGACTTCTCGTCGTCCGCCGAGACGAAGATCGAGCAGGTAGGCGAGACGCTCCAACTGGAACAGGCTATCGAACAGAACCCCGAAGGCAGCAACGTGCGGGTGATCCGATGA
- a CDS encoding 50S ribosomal protein L13, translating to MNTSEFDADVVVDARDCILGRVASQVAERSLDGESIAVVNAEDAVITGSEDDIMSTYRQRAAIGSDQGPATIKRPDRIFKRSIRGMLPHKSDRGREAFSNVRVYVGNPFDDDEGDVLEGTSLDRLSNIKFLQLSEVSEQLGANVTW from the coding sequence ATGAACACGTCCGAGTTCGACGCGGACGTCGTCGTCGACGCCCGCGACTGCATCCTGGGGCGGGTCGCGTCGCAGGTCGCCGAGCGGTCGCTCGACGGCGAGTCGATCGCGGTCGTGAACGCTGAGGACGCCGTCATCACCGGCAGCGAGGACGACATCATGTCGACGTACCGCCAGCGTGCCGCGATCGGTTCCGATCAGGGACCGGCGACGATCAAGCGCCCGGACCGCATCTTCAAGCGGTCGATCCGCGGGATGCTCCCGCACAAGTCCGACCGTGGCCGCGAGGCGTTCTCGAACGTCCGCGTCTACGTCGGCAACCCGTTCGACGACGACGAAGGCGACGTCCTCGAGGGGACGTCGCTGGACCGCCTGTCGAACATCAAGTTCCTCCAGCTGTCGGAGGTCTCAGAGCAACTGGGTGCTAACGTCACATGGTAA